One Amaranthus tricolor cultivar Red isolate AtriRed21 chromosome 1, ASM2621246v1, whole genome shotgun sequence DNA window includes the following coding sequences:
- the LOC130823695 gene encoding uncharacterized mitochondrial protein AtMg00810-like — MSKLSSEFSMKDLDPLNYFLGIAVNSTSTGLFLSQQRYASEILEKVGMSQCKSVCTPVATFGKLYANTGSPCDDPTLYRSLAGALQYLTFTRPDISYVVQQVCLDMHDSRV; from the coding sequence ATgtccaaacttagctctgaGTTTTCTATGAAGGACTTGGatcctcttaattattttttgggtattgcTGTTAATAGTACTTCTACAGGactctttctctctcaacaGCGCTATGCCTCTGAGATTCTTGAAAAGGTAGGCATGTCTCAATGTAAGTCTGTTTGTACTCCTGTTGCTACATTTGGGAAACTTTACGCTAATACTGGTTCCCCTTGTGATGATCCTACATTGTATCGTAGTCTGGCTGGTGCTTTGCAGTATCTTACTTTCACTCGACCAGATATTTCATATGTTGTTCAGCAAGTTTGCCTAGATATGCATGATTCTAGAGTTTAA